aggtaaaaaaaataaaaaaatagcaaaagcACTTAATTTACACTGCAATCAACTGGATAACTACCTTACCCAAGTAACGGAAATTCCTTTTCATTCAAACCAGGCATTCTGTCTTTTCCTATTGGCAGTTGCAGTCCAAAAATAACTGATATTTGCATTTCCAGGAGTGACAGTTGCCATAAGAAATGGAGTGGATAAGTGAATAGAAATGCTGAAATGCTATTGAAAGACTAGGAGGATAACAAATATCTGAGTTTGTAACAGCTGTAAACAAAGAGATGCTTTTCCCCTTTAATTAGGGCCACTTATCTGGTGGTCACTGGAGGCAAAGACATAGTAAGCTTGTAAGCATTCTTTTATCATTTTAGTCCTCAGTGGATATGAGCAACTCGTGTTGACATGCTGCCTGAAACCAGTTGGTGCAGCTACCGTTTTAGGACTGTTTGGTTTGGAGCAGGGTTTTTAACATCAGATGATTATGAACTGAGATATAAGGCATATGACTGATTTGAATAAATCCCTTTACAGAGGGTGGAGAGGGTATTAGATTTATATTCTAAATATTCTGAAGCTTCATGGCTTCCTTGGGCCAGCTGTATGAATCCAGGGTAAAGGAGTCGTAGTCAGAGTTGTAGACTTTGGACAAAACAAAGGCCTCTTTATCTTTGGGTTCAGGGTAAAATGAGGCAATGCCCTGCTTGTAGGCATAGTCTATAATCTGAAAGAAAAGATGGTTTGAAAGGAAAGGGATAAAACACAGTTAATATAATACCACTGAAAAGAAACAAGCATAAAAAGCATATTCTTTTACCATCAAATCCATTACTTGATCGGACAGCTCTTACAACCCACTTtgctaaattaatacatttcttaAATTTGAGGAGGAGAGAATCAGTAGTCAATCTGTAATTGACTTtctttatataaaacaatttaaaaaaaaacattgatcacAAAACAAAATTACCATGGACACACATTTCATATTTTTCAAGGGTGCCGAAAAGCAGACTTGATAAAGAAGACTTCATATGTGTATGCGAACAGTTACTGACCTTAACAGCAATTTTGAAGGACACTTCTCTGATGGTGTTCAGAGGGGGGTACAGTCTACCCTCAGCCAGATGCTCCTCTGTAACCATGTCGGCTATAGCCTGAAAGAGAAATCAGAAATGCTGTCATATTAGCTGTTCAGCTCTTAATGATTTGGTATCTTCGGTTTCACACTGTACATACATTTGTGGTCAAGGTGTTTTGTGTTGAAGCACACAGtcacatttactgtacattagtGTTACTGTGAGATCGCATTTACCTCTGCTGTGGTAAGGAAAATATCATCCGAGATATGGCGAACACCACAGGCGATGACTCCCAATGCCACTCCAGGGAAAACATAGGCATTGTTTCCCTGGCCTGGGTAGAAGGTGCGTCCATCTGCCAAAGTCACCTTTTTAAAGGGGCTTCCGCTGGCAAATATGCCCCTTCCCTGTGATACACACATACCCATTTAGAGTGCTGAGACCAGCTTGAAACTAGTCtcagtctcagcctcagacggcaCGCCCACTGTCCGTGGACAGTCCGTGATGCACACAAAATTGGAAAAACACTTTCTCGAACCACTCAGGAAAAATCTGATTGGCTTGTTTGATGGAACTTCCGCCAGTAACACAGGACTTTCATCACTCCACCAGGAAACAGAATCATGTTAAGAAGTTTCTGCATTGATACAATGGGAATTTTTGAGAGCAAAATAATCAACGTTTTGTCCAAGTTTATCAGGTTAgtgacatctttttaaagacaaatatctttaaaagatattTCGAGTTTCGTTTGAGGCACGTACTGTAGCAGAAAGTAAAGCAGATATCCATGAGCAGAGCtgcattttatgatttattttcttaGTTATGTCTTTGAAATACTATGTGATAAGGATTTCTGTGCTTTACTCGGACTCCGCTGTTTTCCTGtgttttttccccaagcaatcgcATTCAGGAAACTCACGCgccattatataaattaaatatttcccCATTATTCTCTTTTATTATGCAAGGGCATATCTCTGATAACCCTAACAGCATCTGATGACTAAACCAGCAGTGAATAatcactttacatgtcagttaAAGGGCTTTTCCTATCTAactgggtggttcttggccaaaTGAAGCTGCTATAGATCCTAGACCTTTGCCATTATAGTCAGGTCTAGCTATGTGAGACTAGCTTAAAACTGCTACAAGGCAAGTTCAGTCTGTTCCTGATAGGACACCCCTTTCACAAgcactttaattattattattatttttttaattagtgttTATTACCTCAGTGAGCTGGTAGCACTGCTCTGCTGTGCACTCAGCTTTGCTTGTGGGATTGCTGAGGGCAAAAATGATAGGCCGTTCATTGAAAGAGGCCATGTTCTTGATTATCTTTTCTGTGAAAGCACCTCCTATCGCAGCCACACCTGTGGATGGGATCATAGACACCTAACTTTATACCAAAAACAAACaccattaaataattacatttgggaTAAGAACAACATGAAATACATTACATCTACCAGTAACACAAATATTTCATAACATGTCTGTggactttttaaattatatacactggcagccaaaagtttggaataatgtacagattttgctcttatggaaagaaattggtacttttattcaccaaagtggcattcaacttatcacaatgtatggtcaggatattaataatgtgaaaatgactATTACTATtttatgtgcagcaatgacagctttgcagatccttgccattctagctgtcagtttgtccagatacttcaccccacacttcctgtagcacttgacatagattttgtcgggcacttctcacgcaccttacattctagctgatcccacagaagctcaatggggttaagatccataacactcttttccagttatctgttctCCAATGTATGTTTTTCtgcttcaaaagtggctttttatttgcaattcttcccataaggcctgcatcccGGAGTCCtctctttactgttttacatgaaattggtgttgagtgggcagaattcaatgaagctgtcagctgaggacatgtgaggcatctatttctcaaactagagactctgatgtacttattctcttgtttagttgtacatctggccttcaacATCTCACTCCGTCCTTGTTAGAGCCACTTATCCTTTATCTTTTAAGTAtgaagtgtacacctttgtatgaaatcttcagtttttggccatttcaagcattgtatagccttcattcctcaaaacaatgattgactgacaagtttctttgtcatttttgacctaatattgaccttaagacatcccagtcttttgcatactgtggcaactcaaaaacaaacacaaagacaatgttaagcttcatttaacaaaccaaatagctttcaactgtgtttgatataatggcaagtgattttctagtaccaaattagcaatttagcatgattactcaaggataaggtgttggagtgatggctgctggaaatggggcctgtctagatttgatcaaaaatgacttttcaaatagtgatggtgctgtattttacattagtaatgtcctgacaatactttgtgataagctgaatgtcactttgttgaattaaagtaccaatttccatccaaaacagctaaatctgtacattattccaaacttttggctgccagtgtatatatgaatgtataagagAAAGTGTACATGTTGGAGCCATTGATGTAGTGATGGTAAAATGAAGCTTTCTGAAGCAATGGGGCTTTCATTACAAAAGTATTGAAATTGAGTTCATTAAAGCTACAAATATACTGCCATctgttggttaaaaaataaattaagcacATCTAGTAAGTTGCTGTGGCTGACAATATTTTGAAGCAATACAATTTATTATAAATACTGTTATGtcgttttttgtgttttgttcagtaataataatggtttgtaaataaaCAAGTAATAACCATATGGAGCCTTTGAGGCCGAGTGGCCTGCCATGAACAATTTCAagcacctttctcccattgcaAGTTTTTGACCCTGTAAACGTGTCCTGATACAGGAAAATGTGAATAGCATAAGCGGAAATGTGCAAGGAAATGTGTTGGAATATGGAAAACATGAAGTTGAATAGTGATGGTTTGTGTTTAATTCTCTttgaattcaattaaaaatagacattattttaagTCTATTCTCTGACTCTCTCAACAGGTGTTAAATACTTGCTCACAGGTGATCGAAGATCATCTCTGGCTCTAATGGCCTTCTTTTGCCTTCACTTAATCATTTTAAATGCTCCTGTTGTGTGACAAATTAAGTACCAACATTTCATGTACTGTCTAAATATATGAGGTCTTAAAGCAGAATGcctaataattataaaagatttagcaaaatgcttttaaaaatggtTTTAGACGGAGAATAGACATGACCTTACACCGCAAGACATGACATATTTCCAGAAGTATTTCATTTCACTACTTGCATACAGACTGGGATCTAActgcagtgtgtatgtggcctGAGGTATTCATTACCAATGATAGCTGTGGGCTTGATGGTTTCCACTACTTCTTCCAGAGTCTTTATGTGTGGATGCTCATGGGCAAATTCCGCCTTCTCATGGTTCACATGACCTCTGCCCTAAAGGGCACAATGGCACAAAAAAAGTCAGTTTTAGTATCACATTATTTAAAATTGGAGGTGTTAAATTACAGTTGTCTTTAATTTACAGTATGCTCTGAAATCTTTCATTAAGCCCacataaatgtgtatatttatatgtcAAGTAGGAGGGGGAAAAGAACAGCTTGAAGGTTAGTGTGGGATTGATTGTAACCTTCACAATTAGGCCTTTGGAATCCACCATCCATATTCTCTTCACGGCCTCAGCATGAGATACACCCTCCTTGGCCATTGCCATGATCAGCAAGTGAGCAATGCCCAAGGCAGCCTGGTCACATGACAAACCAAGACCATTACATCTGTGTTAATCAGGGAATATCTTATGTAGGACGGCacaaatagctttcaaatgtttgtttgtatttgctaATACACAGTAAAATGTTGTAACAACTCTGCATTGAATTTGCATTACCTCTCCTGCTCCCTGAAATACAAACTTGTGGTCAGAGAGTTTATTCTTTGTGATCTTCAAAGCACCAAAGACCCCAGCAACGGCAACTGAAGCTGTGCCTGAAAAAGGTAGAGGAATAGAGAAGGCAAAACACTGTTAAaagaatacttcacccaaaaataaaaattctctcatcatttacgcaccatcatgccatctcagatgtgtgtgtgactttcttctacagaataagaaagatttttagaagaatttctctgctctATAGGGCAATAAAATGCCGGTCAATGGTGTTCAACACTTTCAAGcaccaaaaggcacataaaggcagcataaaagtaactggTTTAATaaatttcttctgaagtgatccagtcagttttggaCGTGAACAGACCAAAACGTAACTAATTTTTACAGTACATCTTGCTGTTGCAgcctctaggcacgatcatgatttcaagctcgaataCACTTCCTTGACACATTAGCAGAACgatagatggtgctataggaagggTAATCAAGCTAGAAATCGTGAATGCCAGAGACTGTTGacatcaagatttatagtgaaaatttaGTGACATTTTGGGCTGATCTTCcacaaaaccaattggatcactttagaaaacctggattaaaccactggagtcttatggataacttttatgctgcctttgtgttttggaccccattaatttgctttttatggaccaacagagctacaGAGATAGTAttagaaaatctttgtttgtggtctgcagaacaatgaaagtcatacatatctgctTTGACAAAGATGCAACTACCCTATTTGATGTAGTCTTTAAatgaaatgtgtgtgtagcaCTACAGTTTGATATTGTAATGTGCACACTTACCTTGGATATCATCATTAAAAGTGCAGAAACGGTTGCGGTACTT
The Xyrauchen texanus isolate HMW12.3.18 chromosome 14, RBS_HiC_50CHRs, whole genome shotgun sequence genome window above contains:
- the me3 gene encoding NADP-dependent malic enzyme, mitochondrial, which gives rise to MNSLSGKSMLSLCRVFSGAQSAALIGAVRVCHSGVSTKGSAFTKKRGYDITRNPHLNKGMAFTLEERLQLGIHGLLPPCFLSQDVQVLRVMKSYETRSNPLDKYILLMTLQDRNEKLFYRVLTSDIEEFMPIVYTPTVGLACQQYGLAFRRPRGLFITIHDKGHIATMLNSWSEENIKAIVVTDGERILGLGDLGSYGMGIPVGKLALYTACGGVPPQQCLPVLLDVGTDNQTLLDDPLYIGLRHKRVRGKEYDDLIDEFMQAITDKYGINCLIQFEDFANSNAFRILNKYRNRFCTFNDDIQGTASVAVAGVFGALKITKNKLSDHKFVFQGAGEAALGIAHLLIMAMAKEGVSHAEAVKRIWMVDSKGLIVKGRGHVNHEKAEFAHEHPHIKTLEEVVETIKPTAIIGVAAIGGAFTEKIIKNMASFNERPIIFALSNPTSKAECTAEQCYQLTEGRGIFASGSPFKKVTLADGRTFYPGQGNNAYVFPGVALGVIACGVRHISDDIFLTTAEAIADMVTEEHLAEGRLYPPLNTIREVSFKIAVKIIDYAYKQGIASFYPEPKDKEAFVLSKVYNSDYDSFTLDSYSWPKEAMKLQNI